The Bacillus alveayuensis genome contains a region encoding:
- a CDS encoding micrococcal nuclease (product_source=KO:K01174; cath_funfam=2.40.50.90; cleavage_site_network=SignalP-noTM; cog=COG1525; ko=KO:K01174; pfam=PF00565; smart=SM00318; superfamily=50199) has product MIKFLIHLLIFILALNISGCANITPDEGVNTDHEQMNGENIENKRIEVELAHIIDGDTISVIYNGKQTNVRFLLVDCPETSHPRLGEQPFGKEAKEFTRSLVENARKIELEFDIGPKQDKYGRLLAYVYVDGKMIQEELLKKGLARVAYVYPPNTRYVDQFTAIQKKAQQQGIGIWEIENYVQEDGFHPDVMESNSKTSKSENDCLIKGNIGSEKIYHTPESPWYEETKAEVMFCTEEEAVKAGFRPPKQ; this is encoded by the coding sequence TTGATTAAATTTTTAATTCACTTATTGATATTTATCTTAGCTTTAAATATTTCAGGATGCGCCAATATAACCCCTGATGAGGGTGTAAACACAGATCATGAACAAATGAATGGAGAAAATATAGAGAATAAAAGAATTGAAGTTGAATTAGCACACATAATTGACGGTGATACGATTTCTGTCATTTATAACGGCAAGCAAACAAATGTAAGATTTTTACTGGTCGATTGTCCAGAAACTTCACATCCTCGTTTGGGTGAACAACCATTTGGAAAAGAAGCTAAAGAATTTACTCGTAGTTTAGTAGAAAATGCTCGTAAGATTGAACTAGAATTTGACATCGGCCCTAAACAAGATAAATACGGACGATTATTAGCTTATGTATATGTCGATGGTAAAATGATTCAAGAGGAATTGTTAAAAAAAGGGTTAGCAAGGGTAGCTTACGTTTATCCGCCGAACACTCGCTATGTTGATCAATTTACTGCTATTCAAAAAAAGGCACAACAACAAGGAATTGGGATTTGGGAAATTGAAAATTATGTACAAGAAGATGGTTTTCATCCTGACGTAATGGAATCAAATTCGAAAACGAGCAAATCTGAAAACGACTGCCTAATAAAAGGAAATATTGGCTCCGAAAAAATTTATCATACCCCGGAATCGCCTTGGTATGAAGAGACAAAGGCAGAAGTGATGTTTTGTACGGAAGAGGAGGCTGTGAAAGCCGGCTTTCGTCCTCCTAAGCAATAA
- a CDS encoding hypothetical protein (product_source=Hypo-rule applied; cath_funfam=3.40.50.10490; pfam=PF07872; superfamily=52402), with protein sequence MAEVQLMETQLRLVFQMGVDEEGKPLLKNKNFNNIDTQATADQLLSAAQAIASLQSKTLVHVERNDSQQINA encoded by the coding sequence ATGGCTGAAGTTCAATTAATGGAGACTCAACTTCGCCTTGTGTTTCAAATGGGCGTGGATGAGGAAGGGAAACCGTTGTTGAAAAACAAAAATTTTAATAACATCGACACACAAGCAACAGCAGATCAGCTTTTATCAGCGGCTCAAGCGATCGCAAGTTTACAATCGAAAACATTAGTGCATGTCGAGCGTAATGACTCTCAACAAATTAATGCATAG
- a CDS encoding undecaprenyl-diphosphatase (product_source=KO:K19302; cog=COG1238; ko=KO:K19302; pfam=PF09335; superfamily=103501; transmembrane_helix_parts=Outside_1_14,TMhelix_15_37,Inside_38_49,TMhelix_50_72,Outside_73_101,TMhelix_102_124,Inside_125_130,TMhelix_131_153,Outside_154_163,TMhelix_164_183,Inside_184_189), which yields MEQFIHYLIEFFQEWGVLGLLIVAFTESSVFIIPPDALLIPLSLIEPSKAILFAIYTTVASVLGGIVGYYLGKGIGKPLLHKITTENVISKAENLYHQYGMGAIIIAGFTPIPYKVFTILSGVVEMKMSSFVIGSLIGRGARFLLVAIVIMLFGENATTLIQEYGSIATLIIGLLFIIVFVIVKRKKAS from the coding sequence TTGGAACAGTTTATACATTATTTGATTGAGTTTTTTCAAGAATGGGGAGTATTAGGATTACTCATCGTGGCCTTCACCGAATCATCTGTTTTTATCATCCCGCCAGATGCGTTGCTGATACCACTAAGTCTTATTGAACCATCAAAAGCGATTTTATTTGCTATTTACACGACGGTTGCCTCCGTATTAGGCGGAATTGTAGGGTATTATTTAGGGAAAGGAATCGGTAAGCCTTTACTACATAAAATAACGACAGAAAACGTCATTTCCAAAGCGGAAAATTTATACCATCAATACGGTATGGGAGCCATTATTATCGCAGGATTTACACCCATCCCCTATAAAGTGTTTACGATATTAAGCGGTGTCGTCGAAATGAAAATGTCAAGTTTTGTCATTGGTTCCTTGATCGGCAGGGGGGCTCGTTTTTTACTTGTCGCCATTGTCATTATGTTATTTGGGGAAAATGCTACAACACTTATACAAGAATATGGGTCAATCGCCACCCTTATTATCGGTTTATTGTTTATTATCGTTTTCGTCATCGTTAAACGTAAAAAAGCGTCTTAA
- a CDS encoding hypothetical protein (product_source=Hypo-rule applied; pfam=PF11148) yields MEKTLELQFLNEEGKLVRLTIEDPKDTLTEAEISLAMDSILSANVFTSKGGRYVAKKGARVIERQVTEFTIQ; encoded by the coding sequence ATGGAAAAGACTTTAGAGCTACAGTTTTTAAATGAGGAAGGAAAACTCGTGCGGCTGACAATTGAAGACCCAAAGGATACTTTAACTGAAGCGGAAATTTCATTAGCAATGGATTCGATCTTATCAGCAAATGTCTTCACATCAAAAGGCGGCCGCTATGTAGCGAAGAAAGGTGCTCGCGTAATTGAACGACAAGTAACAGAGTTTACGATTCAATAA
- a CDS encoding hypothetical protein (product_source=Hypo-rule applied; superfamily=103473; transmembrane_helix_parts=Inside_1_8,TMhelix_9_31,Outside_32_35,TMhelix_36_53,Inside_54_67), translating into MAVFLKKHLVLILCILAFASPIIGNLLIDVYYYSSLVGWIVGFIFIISSYIIVSKRPDEPDGDENMT; encoded by the coding sequence GTGGCGGTTTTTTTAAAAAAGCATTTAGTCTTAATCCTATGTATACTAGCATTTGCATCACCTATTATCGGAAATTTATTAATTGATGTTTATTATTATAGTTCATTAGTGGGCTGGATCGTCGGATTTATTTTCATTATCTCATCTTATATTATTGTATCGAAACGACCAGATGAGCCAGATGGTGATGAAAACATGACTTAA
- a CDS encoding O-antigen/teichoic acid export membrane protein (product_source=COG2244; cog=COG2244; pfam=PF01943; transmembrane_helix_parts=Inside_1_4,TMhelix_5_27,Outside_28_41,TMhelix_42_64,Inside_65_84,TMhelix_85_107,Outside_108_116,TMhelix_117_136,Inside_137_144,TMhelix_145_167,Outside_168_176,TMhelix_177_199,Inside_200_232,TMhelix_233_255,Outside_256_269,TMhelix_270_292,Inside_293_312,TMhelix_313_335,Outside_336_349,TMhelix_350_372,Inside_373_376,TMhelix_377_399,Outside_400_402,TMhelix_403_425,Inside_426_442), giving the protein MMKTFLTGTLFLVLAAFIGECFEFVINMVLARELGEIGMGHYMSILPVMFFIVVLASFELPISISKYIAEHEKQFHWPMLKYALSLTFWISLMLTLITFLFFPLIPIFKEYHPAIKWLFILLIPMVSFSSIARGFFMGNHQMGKIAFANGFRKMIQLGLLIVLFQMFDFHQDTSLLAALSAFIGSEAIVVIYLLSAYMLQTGELIRISEQVTDIKKIRKHLFQVSVPTTTMRLFHSFIHAIQPFLIKYALVQSGLTERAATEQFGLLSGVAMTIGFFPAFIAHSMLIVLIPTVSEAFSKRDQLMLKKLLQQTMFLTFLYGIPAVCIIFTFGDALTKLFFQVGAATYYLKLLWPYFFFHFLIIPLQAYLIGLNLVKDALFHTVWSHTVAFTIILLLGSMHEWKMAGVIVGLNTGGVLQFFMHYTTICKKIGLNYFFQMEKKIV; this is encoded by the coding sequence ATGGGCCATTATATGTCGATATTACCTGTCATGTTTTTTATTGTCGTTCTGGCAAGCTTCGAGCTGCCGATTTCAATTTCCAAATATATTGCCGAACATGAGAAACAGTTTCATTGGCCAATGCTCAAATATGCATTAAGCCTTACGTTTTGGATTTCCTTAATGTTGACTTTGATCACGTTTTTATTTTTCCCGCTTATCCCAATATTTAAAGAATACCATCCTGCGATAAAATGGCTCTTTATCCTTCTCATTCCGATGGTGTCCTTTTCTTCCATCGCAAGAGGATTTTTTATGGGCAACCATCAAATGGGGAAAATTGCTTTTGCGAATGGATTTCGTAAAATGATTCAACTTGGTCTTCTAATTGTTTTATTTCAAATGTTTGATTTTCACCAAGATACGTCTTTATTAGCTGCTTTAAGCGCTTTTATTGGTAGTGAAGCAATTGTTGTCATTTATTTATTAAGCGCCTATATGCTGCAAACAGGGGAATTAATTCGTATATCTGAACAAGTGACAGATATAAAAAAGATTCGCAAGCATCTTTTTCAAGTTTCGGTTCCGACTACCACTATGCGGCTTTTTCATTCTTTCATCCATGCCATTCAACCATTTTTGATTAAATATGCACTCGTTCAATCAGGGTTAACTGAAAGAGCTGCAACAGAACAGTTCGGTCTATTGTCAGGTGTTGCGATGACGATCGGTTTTTTTCCAGCCTTTATTGCCCATTCCATGCTCATCGTGTTAATTCCGACCGTATCTGAAGCATTTTCAAAGCGTGATCAGCTCATGCTCAAAAAGCTTCTACAGCAAACCATGTTTTTGACGTTTTTATATGGTATTCCAGCTGTCTGCATCATTTTTACATTCGGAGATGCTTTAACAAAGCTTTTTTTTCAAGTGGGGGCAGCAACATATTATTTAAAGCTATTGTGGCCATATTTTTTCTTCCATTTTTTAATCATTCCATTACAAGCGTATTTAATCGGCTTAAATTTAGTGAAAGATGCTCTTTTTCATACAGTTTGGTCACATACGGTCGCTTTTACGATCATTCTTTTGTTAGGGTCAATGCATGAATGGAAAATGGCAGGGGTTATTGTCGGCTTGAATACAGGAGGCGTGCTCCAATTTTTTATGCATTATACAACAATCTGTAAAAAAATTGGTTTAAATTATTTTTTTCAAATGGAAAAGAAAATCGTTTGA
- a CDS encoding ribosomal protein S18 acetylase RimI-like enzyme (product_source=COG0456; cath_funfam=3.40.630.30; cog=COG0456; pfam=PF13673; superfamily=55729): MIEIKLASLQQLYEISILNEWMKKGNSRKDSLYKAIQKGDCFVATEADKIVGYITFSRSFFDNWFIKLLYVDTAYRRKGIASQLINEVMKHCVTEKLFVSTNESNEAMKSLLNKLGFIQSGYLDHINQIEREIFYVKKLNHER, encoded by the coding sequence ATGATTGAAATTAAATTAGCTAGTTTGCAGCAGTTATACGAAATATCCATTCTAAATGAATGGATGAAAAAGGGAAATTCACGGAAAGATAGCTTGTATAAGGCAATCCAAAAAGGAGATTGCTTCGTAGCAACAGAAGCCGACAAAATTGTTGGATATATTACTTTTTCTCGCTCATTTTTTGACAATTGGTTTATTAAGCTTTTATATGTCGACACGGCATATCGAAGAAAAGGGATTGCTAGTCAATTAATAAATGAAGTGATGAAACATTGTGTCACGGAAAAGCTTTTTGTTTCTACAAATGAGTCGAACGAAGCAATGAAATCGTTATTAAACAAGCTCGGTTTTATTCAATCAGGTTATTTAGATCATATTAATCAAATTGAGAGGGAAATCTTTTATGTCAAAAAGCTGAATCACGAAAGGTAG
- a CDS encoding Cd2+/Zn2+-exporting ATPase (product_source=KO:K01534; cath_funfam=2.70.150.10,3.40.50.1000; cog=COG2217; ko=KO:K01534; pfam=PF00122,PF00702; superfamily=56784,81653; tigrfam=TIGR01525; transmembrane_helix_parts=Outside_1_26,TMhelix_27_44,Inside_45_50,TMhelix_51_68,Outside_69_87,TMhelix_88_110,Inside_111_251,TMhelix_252_274,Outside_275_283,TMhelix_284_306,Inside_307_592,TMhelix_593_612,Outside_613_638) — MEANIKMKIEEAKKETTVGFLKEHGELIAAIVSGFLIFIAWILSMDGMNTASIILYISAFIIGGFAKAKEGIEETIEEKKLNVELLMVFAAIGSAIIGHWAEGAILIFIFALSGALETYTTNKSKRELSALMDIQPEKATLYVNGQEKVVHVSELSVNDLIIVKPGERIPADGIVVDGKTAIDESAITGESIPVEKKANDEVFAGTVNLNGSITLKVSKENNESLFHKILMLVQTAQSEKSPSQQFIEKFEGAYVNGVIITVLLLLFLPHFLLGWSFSETFYRAMVFMVVASPCALVASIMPATLSAISNGARNGLLFKGGVHLERLSKVNVIAFDKTGTLTKGEPKVTDLVIRDGIDERELLKAVYAIEKQSNHPLAKAIVQYIESKIEDVPNQWMNIKEQSGFGVSAIWNEETWKIGKADFVGKEEALSFQQNISTTLAEEGKTVVYVRDSNGIAAIFALKDVLREDIVQAIKELQKEGIHTVMLTGDSHATAKAIAQEAGIQEFYSECLPEDKVKHIKELKNKFGIVAMIGDGINDAPALATANVGIAMGEGTDAALETAEIVLMKNDMTKVIKAIHLSKKMNRIIKQNIVFSLSVIAILICSNFLQIIDLPFGVIGHEGSTILVILNGLRLLKA; from the coding sequence ATGGAAGCAAATATTAAAATGAAAATTGAAGAAGCGAAGAAAGAAACAACCGTAGGCTTTTTAAAAGAGCATGGAGAATTAATAGCAGCGATCGTTTCCGGTTTTCTTATTTTCATTGCTTGGATATTAAGTATGGATGGTATGAATACGGCCTCCATCATTTTATATATAAGTGCTTTTATCATTGGCGGTTTTGCAAAAGCGAAGGAAGGTATTGAAGAAACAATTGAAGAAAAAAAGTTAAATGTGGAGCTATTAATGGTATTTGCAGCCATCGGTTCAGCAATAATCGGTCATTGGGCTGAAGGTGCAATATTAATTTTCATTTTTGCCTTAAGTGGTGCTTTAGAGACGTATACGACAAACAAAAGTAAACGAGAACTGTCGGCTTTAATGGATATTCAACCCGAAAAGGCAACGCTTTATGTAAATGGACAGGAAAAAGTCGTTCATGTTTCCGAGCTATCGGTCAATGATTTGATTATTGTTAAGCCTGGTGAGCGAATCCCAGCGGATGGGATCGTTGTAGATGGGAAAACAGCTATTGATGAGTCAGCGATTACAGGTGAATCCATCCCTGTAGAGAAAAAAGCTAACGATGAAGTTTTTGCCGGAACAGTCAATTTAAATGGTTCCATAACTTTGAAAGTTTCAAAAGAAAATAATGAATCACTGTTTCATAAAATATTGATGCTCGTTCAAACCGCTCAATCAGAAAAATCTCCATCCCAGCAATTTATTGAAAAATTTGAAGGGGCTTATGTGAATGGAGTTATCATAACTGTACTATTGTTACTGTTTTTGCCTCATTTTTTGCTCGGCTGGAGCTTTAGTGAAACGTTTTATCGAGCCATGGTCTTTATGGTTGTAGCGTCACCTTGTGCCCTCGTTGCTTCGATAATGCCAGCAACACTTTCGGCGATTTCCAATGGAGCAAGAAATGGACTTCTTTTTAAAGGCGGTGTTCATCTCGAACGATTAAGTAAAGTGAACGTAATCGCTTTTGATAAAACAGGAACGTTAACAAAAGGAGAACCGAAAGTGACCGATCTCGTGATTCGTGATGGAATCGATGAAAGGGAACTATTGAAAGCTGTCTATGCCATTGAAAAACAATCGAATCATCCACTAGCTAAAGCGATTGTTCAATATATTGAAAGCAAAATTGAAGATGTACCAAATCAGTGGATGAATATTAAAGAACAATCTGGATTTGGAGTTTCCGCTATTTGGAATGAAGAAACATGGAAAATTGGTAAAGCCGATTTTGTCGGAAAAGAAGAGGCCCTTTCATTTCAACAAAATATTTCAACCACACTCGCCGAGGAAGGGAAAACGGTCGTATATGTGCGTGATTCAAATGGGATCGCAGCTATTTTCGCATTAAAAGATGTTCTGCGAGAAGATATCGTACAGGCGATAAAAGAGTTGCAAAAAGAAGGCATTCATACTGTCATGTTAACAGGTGATAGTCATGCGACAGCTAAGGCCATTGCGCAAGAAGCTGGCATCCAAGAGTTTTATAGTGAATGCTTACCAGAAGATAAAGTCAAGCACATTAAAGAACTAAAAAATAAGTTTGGCATCGTTGCGATGATCGGTGATGGAATTAATGATGCTCCTGCTCTTGCGACAGCCAATGTCGGCATTGCCATGGGGGAAGGAACTGATGCAGCTTTAGAAACAGCTGAAATTGTGCTGATGAAAAATGATATGACAAAAGTGATAAAAGCAATCCATTTATCCAAAAAAATGAATCGCATCATAAAGCAAAATATTGTCTTTTCGTTAAGTGTCATTGCCATTCTTATTTGTTCAAACTTCCTACAAATCATTGACTTGCCGTTTGGAGTTATTGGACATGAAGGAAGTACCATTTTAGTCATTTTAAACGGTCTAAGGTTGTTAAAAGCATAA